One region of Glycine max cultivar Williams 82 chromosome 9, Glycine_max_v4.0, whole genome shotgun sequence genomic DNA includes:
- the LOC102663545 gene encoding GATA zinc finger domain-containing protein 13-like translates to MVTLIIISVTNLSMCATCAIDDGNGSNSDDDNGVDTSSVSSSVDGDNISSNDKNNGNDDNVNDDDNDGACESNNNVSDDNNNSDNIDKSDNNDHNSNCDISDSCGDNDNNCGNNNDIMNYYN, encoded by the exons ATGGTCACATTGATAATCATTTCAGTAACAAATTTGTCCATGTGTGCCAC TTGTGCCATTGATGATGGTAATGGTAGTAATAGTGATGACGATAACGGTGTTGACACTAGTAGTGTTAGTAGTAGTGTTGATGGTGATAATATTAGTAGCAATGATAAGAACAATGGTAATGATGACAATGTTAATGACGATGATAATGATGGTGCATGTGAAAGTAATAACAATGTtagtgatgataataataatagtgaCAACATTGATAAGAGTGATAACAACGACCATAATAGTAATTGTGATATTAGTGATAGTTGTGGTGATAACGATAATAATTGTGGTAACAACAACGATATTATGAATTACTATAATTGA
- the LOC100806592 gene encoding pentatricopeptide repeat-containing protein At4g21300 — protein sequence MYNRTTNLCSIFRLSFSRSKLMHTATTSICNNNNVMAKPETLDSLTTQLESLFRACSDASMVQQARQVHTQVIVGGMGDVCAPSSRVLGLYVLCGRFRDAGNLFFELELRYALPWNWMIRGLYMLGWFDFALLFYFKMLGSNVSPDKYTFPYVIKACGGLNNVPLCMVVHDTARSLGFHVDLFAGSALIKLYADNGYIRDARRVFDELPLRDTILWNVMLRGYVKSGDFDNAIGTFCEMRTSYSMVNSVTYTCILSICATRGNFCAGTQLHGLVIGSGFEFDPQVANTLVAMYSKCGNLLYARKLFNTMPQTDTVTWNGLIAGYVQNGFTDEAAPLFNAMISAGVKPDSVTFASFLPSILESGSLRHCKEVHSYIVRHRVPFDVYLKSALIDVYFKGGDVEMARKIFQQNILVDVAVCTAMISGYVLHGLNIDAINTFRWLIQEGMVTNSLTMASVLPACAAVAALKPGKELHCHILKKRLENIVNVGSAITDMYAKCGRLDLAYEFFRRMSDRDSVCWNSMISSFSQNGKPEIAIDLFRQMGMSGAKFDSVSLSSALSAAANLPALYYGKEMHGYVIRNAFSSDTFVASTLIDMYSKCGNLALAWCVFNLMDGKNEVSWNSIIAAYGNHGCPRECLDLYHEMLRAGIHPDHVTFLVIISACGHAGLVDEGIHYFHCMTREYGIGARMEHYACMVDLYGRAGRVHEAFDTIKSMPFTPDAGVWGTLLGACRLHGNVELAKLASRHLLELDPKNSGYYVLLSNVHADAGEWASVLKVRSLMKEKGVQKIPGYSWIDVNGGTHMFSAADGNHPESVEIYLILKSLLLELRKQGYVPQPYLPLHPQIMGKN from the coding sequence GCTCCGAGTTCAAGGGTTTTGGGGCTGTATGTTCTTTGTGGTAGGTTTAGGGATGCTGGGAACTTGTTTTTCGAGCTCGAATTGCGCTATGCTCTTCCTTGGAATTGGATGATAAGAGGGCTTTACATGTTGGGGTGGTTTGATTTTGCCTTGTTGTTTTACTTCAAGATGTTGGGTAGTAATGTTTCACCTGACAAATACACGTTCCCTTATGTGATTAAAGCCTGCGGTGGTTTGAATAATGTGCCATTGTGTATGGTGGTTCATGATACGGCTCGGTCCTTGGGGTTTCACGTGGACTTGTTTGCTGGTAGTGCTTTGATCAAGTTGTATGCTGATAATGGCTATATTCGTGACGCCAGGCGGGTGTTTGATGAATTGCCTCTGAGAGACACCATTTTGTGGAATGTCATGCTCCGTGGTTATGTGAAAAGCGGAGATTTTGACAATGCGATAGGGACTTTTTGTGAAATGAGGACCTCTTATAGTATGGTTAATTCGGTGACGTATACTTGTATTTTGTCTATATGTGCTACGAGAGGGAATTTTTGTGCTGGTACTCAGCTTCACGGTCTTGTTATTGGTAGTGGGTTCGAGTTTGATCCACAGGTAGCAAACACACTAGTTGCCATGTATTCAAAATGTGGGAACCTTTTATATGCCCGGAAGTTATTTAATACAATGCCACAAACTGATACGGTGACTTGGAATGGGTTGATTGCTGGATATGTACAAAATGGATTTACAGATGAGGCTGCACCTTTATTTAATGCTATGATCTCTGCTGGTGTCAAACCAGATTCGGTCACTTTTGCAAGTTTCCTTCCTTCTATCCTCGAATCTGGGAGTCTCAGACATTGTAAGGAAGTTCATAGTTACATAGTGCGACATAGGGTGCCTTTTGATGTCTATTTGAAGAGTGCTCTTATTGACGTATACTTCAAGGGTGGAGATGTGGAGATGGCACGCAAGATTTTCCAGCAGAatattttggttgatgttgCAGTTTGCACAGCTATGATCTCGGGTTATGTACTTCATGGACTGAATATCGATGCTATAAACACTTTTAGGTGGTTAATTCAAGAGGGAATGGTGACTAATTCCCTAACCATGGCTAGTGTTTTGCCAGCTTGTGCTGCTGTGGCTGCTCTGAAACCAGGGAAGGAGTTGCATTGTCATATTCTAAAGAAACGATTGGAGAATATAGTTAATGTGGGATCTGCCATCACAGATATGTATGCAAAATGTGGAAGACTGGATCTTGCTTATGAATTTTTCAGAAGAATGTCTGATAGAGATAGTGTTTGTTGGAACTCAATGATTTCAAGCTTCTCACAGAATGGAAAACCAGAAATTGCCATTGATCTTTTTCGTCAAATGGGAATGAGTGGAGCCAAGTTTGATTCTGTGAGCCTATCATCTGCTCTCTCTGCTGCCGCAAATTTACCAGCACTATATTATGGTAAAGAGATGCATGGCTATGTGATTAGAAATGCATTTAGTTCTGACACTTTTGTTGCAAGTACACTGATAGATATGTATTCTAAATGTGGAAATCTAGCTTTGGCTTGGTGTGTGTTTAATCTGATGGATGGGAAGAATGAAGTTTCATGGAACAGCATCATTGCTGCCTATGGAAACCATGGTTGCCCTAGAGAATGCCTTGACCTATACCATGAGATGTTAAGAGCAGGGATTCACCCTGATCATGTTACATTTCTTGTTATAATATCAGCTTGTGGCCATGCGGGCTTAGTTGATGAAGGCATACACTACTTTCATTGCATGACTAGAGAATACGGGATCGGTGCTAGGATGGAGCACTATGCATGCATGGTAGATTTGTATGGTCGTGCTGGTCGTGTGCATGAAGCATTTGATACCATAAAGAGCATGCCATTTACTCCAGATGCAGGTGTTTGGGGGACATTGCTGGGAGCTTGTCGGCTCCATGGCAATGTTGAGTTGGCTAAACTAGCTTCAAGACATCTTCTTGAATTGGACCCAAAAAATTCTGGATACTATGTATTGCTTTCAAATGTACATGCTGATGCTGGCGAATGGGCGAGTGTTCTTAAGGTAAGAAGTTTAATGAAGGAAAAAGGAGTCCAGAAGATACCTGGATACAGCTGGATTGATGTTAATGGTGGAACCCATATGTTTTCTGCTGCTGACGGAAACCACCCAGAATCTGTTGAGATCTATTTGATTCTGAAGAGTCTCCTTCTTGAGTTAAGAAAGCAGGGTTATGTTCCTCAACCTTATCTTCCACTTCACCCACAAATCATGGGCAAGAATTGA